The Methanocella arvoryzae MRE50 DNA window ATGATGAGTGGTGTACAGGGGAACCTTTTGGTAAAAGGTTCCCCTTGCACCCCTCCAAAACAACCTTTTTTAATGCCCTTCGGGCTTGCTTCGGTGTCGAGTGTCAGGAAAACCTTTTTTGGAAAAAGGTTTTCCGACGGCCTTTCGAAAAACTTTAAAGCGCCCCGACTGGGATTCGAACCCAGGTCTAAAGCTCCGCAGGCTTCAAGGATATCCACTACCCTATCGGGGCACGTCTCTGTAAAACGGCGCGGAAGTTGCGTTCCACATAATGTGCTCATCATTACATAAACTTATCGCCGCCATGGCGCAGGCGGGGGATATGGCCTGGGACCGCTCTGGGGGGTGCTCTGGCAAGCATCCCGGGCTGCTCAAGTCCCCCTGATATTATTCGGTAATAACACGAAACAAGCCTAATTTTTAGCATGTTAATGATATAAGCCTTAATAAGTGGTACTTTAAAGGAATCAGACGTACGATAAAGCTACAATTGCCCATCCGAGCTACTGTAAAGTTTTAAAATTTCTGCAATGGCAAGTATCGTTTTATATTCACCTGACTATTAACAGCTTGTAGTGCGAAGGGCGCGGACCGCTCATACTCGCGCAAGGCAACCGTATAAAGGCAATCGCGCGGCTGTCTTTAGTATACCCCCGAATTAACCCCCAGATGCGAGCGCGGCGGGCCCCGCATTACTTTGCACAATTCTTACGATCACGATTCAGTTCCAAATTTTGGAGGGGTATTTGCAGCAGGCCTCATCAAGAGGCCTGCGAAAAAACTTCTTTTACAGTATGTCCTTCGGGTCTGCGAGCTGACGCTCTGCGATCTCGGCCACTTTCGGGTCTCCGCCGCCGATCCTGACGGTCTCTATGGCCTTCCTGTACCACTCTTTTGCCATATCCGGGTTCCCGAGGCGCCGGTACAGGTCGCCCAGGATATACGTGTAGAGCGCCTTATTTTCTCCCTGCGCCTCCCCTGCCTGAATGCCCCTCTCGAAGAACTCCGCCGCCCTGGCGAGGAAAAATTTCTCCTTTTCCGGCTCGTTTCTGGTACGGTGGCACCACGCGCCCATCTGGTATATCCGGCCCAGCGCCAGCGGGGTGGCGCCCTGCCATTCGGCGCATAGCGCCACGAGGTAATAGTGCCCGTTAGTCTCGATCTTTCTGGCCCTGACCTCAGGGGTGATGACGTCGGCCACCTTCTGCCTGAACTCCTCGGTGAAAGCCTGCGGGGAGGCAAAGTCACCGTCGAAGCCGGAGAAGCCGCAGTTCGTGCAGGTGTGGGCGAAGTTGCAGACCGGCTGCGCTCCGGCGGCCTCCCGGTAGAAATCGGAGTGGAGCGGCCCGAAAGAGTTGCTGGATGTGACCAGATTGGTCTCGAACACGTTGTTGCAGAGCGGACAGGTAAAGGTATGAGGCTGAACGGTGGTCATGCCATGAATTTAAGTTTCTAAGGGTTAAAAACCTATGCAGCCGCCCCGGTGAAGCGCACAGTGGCGGTCTGAAGGGCCTGATGCGTGCAAGCACATGTAGATTCCGAATTCGTGAAACCATCACGATTATTCATTAATTTTTTATACCTTAAGCATCTAATCTAAACACTAGTGGTCATCAGTGGACGCGCTCGACTTCCGTATACTGGGTCTCTTGCTTAGAAACGCCCGGCTCTCCTATGAGTCCATGGCTGCCGAGTTAGGGGTGTCCGAAGGCGTCATCATCAACCGCGTCTTCCTGATGTGGGATGCAGGCGTGATCAGCGAGTACCGCACCAGGGTCAGCCCCCTGCTGTTCGGCTGCAGGCCGGCGATTGTCCTGGCGGAGGCTTACCGCTCCTACTGTAAGCAGAAAGACGTCAGGGCGCTGCGCACCGTCGACCGGATCACCCAGATCGTGGAGACCACGAGCAAAATCTATTCGGCATACGTCCTGTTCCGGGATGATCAGGACCTCAGGGACACGGTGGACCTGATCCGGGCGAAGGTCAGCCCGTCGAGGATTACAAGTATTCTCCAGCCGCACGAGCCTGTGCCATCTGTGCAGTTGACAGGCCAGGACTGGAAGATCGTGGAGTATCTCATGGACGACCCCCGGGCAGCGGAGGATAAGATGGCCCGGGACCTCGGAGTTCCGGAGCGATCGCTGAACCGGCGCATGGAAAAGCTCCTGACCGGAGGCGCGTTCTCCCACACGATCGTCATCCAGCCCGGCATGTTCCAGGGCATGACCTCTAACCGCCTCTACATCGTTTTCAAGGGCGGGG harbors:
- a CDS encoding AsnC family transcriptional regulator; its protein translation is MDALDFRILGLLLRNARLSYESMAAELGVSEGVIINRVFLMWDAGVISEYRTRVSPLLFGCRPAIVLAEAYRSYCKQKDVRALRTVDRITQIVETTSKIYSAYVLFRDDQDLRDTVDLIRAKVSPSRITSILQPHEPVPSVQLTGQDWKIVEYLMDDPRAAEDKMARDLGVPERSLNRRMEKLLTGGAFSHTIVIQPGMFQGMTSNRLYIVFKGGDEHDRKTIVDSIENKWNMLRLDAPDGVVIDVYGKTRKDIYDDLKNLKSHEAVGETFYTLPSRIVSNDLLVRRKVIEAVFSTDSLRGL
- a CDS encoding DUF2225 domain-containing protein, producing MTTVQPHTFTCPLCNNVFETNLVTSSNSFGPLHSDFYREAAGAQPVCNFAHTCTNCGFSGFDGDFASPQAFTEEFRQKVADVITPEVRARKIETNGHYYLVALCAEWQGATPLALGRIYQMGAWCHRTRNEPEKEKFFLARAAEFFERGIQAGEAQGENKALYTYILGDLYRRLGNPDMAKEWYRKAIETVRIGGGDPKVAEIAERQLADPKDIL